The proteins below are encoded in one region of Candidatus Krumholzibacteriia bacterium:
- a CDS encoding sigma-54 dependent transcriptional regulator, with product MPHILIVDDEKRMGQLLGEELAEAGFRVQVETTGAGALQRLQSDHFDLVISDIRMTPPDGMEILRAVKEHSPQTDVVMMTAYSSVQSAREAFKLGATDYVLKPFDIEEVRRIVESILEKRRLAQENVSLAQENRLLRDQLAGRERVPIVGESAAVQELRRLIGLVASSEATVLIQGASGSGKELVAREIHVQSSRAARPFVAVNCAAIPDSLLESELFGHEKGAFTGAEARRQGRFELAQSGTIFLDEIGEMGAEVQAKLLRVLEERKVTRLGGAQSFDVDIRILAATNRDLASAIARGSFREDLFYRLNVFPIQVPSLAARRDDVPLLAEFFLRELRYPHAQLPANMAEQLRAQDWPGNVRELRNVVERATILAQGQPLTATHFPQSGISGQAPSLSGPTIGVAGQGPQWTAGADQPMDLPAGGVDLDRLEAHLIRRALERTNNNKTEAAKLLGMTRRTLYSRMEKHGIPI from the coding sequence ATGCCGCACATCCTCATCGTCGACGACGAGAAACGCATGGGCCAGCTCTTGGGAGAGGAGTTGGCGGAGGCGGGCTTTCGCGTGCAGGTGGAAACCACGGGGGCGGGAGCGCTGCAGCGCTTGCAGTCGGACCACTTCGACCTGGTCATCTCTGATATCCGCATGACTCCGCCCGACGGAATGGAAATCCTCCGCGCCGTGAAGGAGCACTCGCCGCAGACCGATGTCGTCATGATGACGGCGTACTCGTCGGTGCAGAGCGCCCGTGAGGCTTTCAAGCTCGGCGCCACGGATTACGTGCTGAAGCCCTTCGACATCGAAGAGGTGCGTCGCATCGTGGAGAGCATCCTGGAGAAGCGGCGGCTGGCGCAGGAGAACGTTTCCTTGGCGCAGGAAAACCGCCTGCTCCGTGACCAGCTCGCGGGCCGGGAGCGCGTCCCGATCGTCGGCGAAAGCGCCGCCGTGCAGGAGCTGCGCCGGCTGATCGGTCTCGTCGCCAGCAGCGAAGCCACGGTCCTGATCCAGGGCGCCAGCGGCTCCGGGAAGGAGCTCGTGGCTCGGGAGATCCACGTGCAGAGCAGTCGTGCCGCGCGGCCCTTCGTCGCGGTGAACTGCGCCGCCATTCCGGATTCCTTGCTCGAAAGCGAGCTCTTCGGCCACGAGAAGGGCGCCTTTACCGGCGCCGAGGCGCGCCGGCAGGGACGCTTCGAGCTCGCTCAGAGCGGAACGATTTTCCTCGACGAGATCGGCGAGATGGGTGCCGAGGTGCAGGCCAAGCTCCTCCGCGTTCTCGAGGAGCGCAAGGTGACGCGTCTCGGTGGCGCCCAGTCCTTCGACGTCGACATCCGCATTCTCGCCGCCACCAACAGGGATCTCGCCAGCGCCATCGCCCGGGGAAGCTTCCGGGAAGACCTCTTCTACCGCCTGAACGTGTTCCCCATTCAGGTGCCGTCGCTGGCGGCGCGGCGGGACGACGTGCCGCTCCTCGCCGAGTTCTTCTTGCGCGAGTTGCGCTACCCCCACGCGCAGTTGCCTGCCAATATGGCAGAGCAGCTCCGCGCCCAGGACTGGCCCGGCAACGTGCGGGAGCTCCGCAATGTGGTGGAACGCGCCACGATCCTGGCGCAGGGGCAACCACTCACTGCCACGCACTTCCCCCAGAGCGGCATCTCGGGACAAGCACCGAGCCTCTCCGGACCCACGATCGGGGTCGCGGGACAAGGGCCGCAATGGACTGCTGGCGCGGATCAGCCGATGGACCTTCCCGCCGGTGGCGTCGACCTCGACCGCCTCGAGGCGCACCTCATTCGACGCGCGCTGGAGCGAACGAACAACAACAAGACCGAGGCCGCCAAACTCCTCGGAATGACACGGCGGACGCTCTACAGCCGCATGGAGAAGCACGGCATTCCCATCTGA
- a CDS encoding ATP-binding protein, with product MSTTRSGRMLAALLFLAASVTILNVTLWLQYRDTRAALEAELARRLESLAQTLGAVLDPEQVVNAWFEPSQDVETTTPALADSFASGTDALLLRSRLAAIMDAADLANITLYDQEARPFLDAIHTAGDLLRQDPLYRAEVLAALRGSPAHTSLYRSGQEYLMSGYAPIQGDSSFAVGVEADARFFAGLRRLGQSLFVLGAGSLAVLVVLGIFHARAQSRLARAEAAVQRAETLASMGRMAAGIAHEIRNPLGIIRATATRLKKLHGDPASPDEKFDYIEEEVDRLSAVLDGYLGFARDEAPRFASLDLVALVQRTLRLMQPELESARVSLETEMPASCSVRGDAQRLRQLLMNLVLNAVQAMNGGGRLRVQVRTEESFACLAVADSGSGIPPALRNRVFEPFFTTKEKGSGLGLAIVQRIVEEHQGQIQMEAPAGGGTRVEVRLPSA from the coding sequence ATGTCCACGACGCGTTCCGGCCGCATGCTCGCCGCCCTGCTCTTCCTGGCAGCATCCGTCACCATCCTGAACGTGACCCTGTGGCTACAGTACCGGGACACGCGCGCCGCTCTGGAAGCCGAGCTGGCGCGCCGCCTGGAGTCGCTAGCCCAGACGCTCGGTGCCGTGCTCGATCCGGAGCAGGTGGTGAACGCCTGGTTCGAGCCGAGCCAGGACGTGGAAACGACGACGCCGGCACTCGCCGACTCGTTCGCGAGCGGCACCGACGCCTTGCTCTTGCGCAGTCGACTCGCCGCCATCATGGACGCGGCCGATCTGGCGAACATCACGCTCTACGACCAAGAGGCCAGGCCTTTTCTCGACGCCATCCACACGGCCGGCGACCTCCTGCGCCAGGATCCGCTGTACCGGGCCGAGGTGCTGGCCGCCCTGCGCGGCAGCCCGGCCCACACGTCGCTCTATCGCTCCGGGCAGGAATACCTGATGTCGGGCTACGCCCCGATCCAGGGCGATTCGAGCTTCGCCGTGGGAGTCGAGGCGGACGCTCGTTTCTTCGCCGGTCTGCGCCGGTTGGGGCAATCCCTCTTCGTGCTCGGCGCCGGCAGCTTGGCGGTCCTCGTGGTGCTGGGAATTTTTCATGCGCGCGCCCAGAGCCGCCTCGCCCGTGCCGAGGCCGCAGTGCAACGCGCCGAGACCCTCGCTTCCATGGGCCGCATGGCGGCAGGCATTGCTCACGAGATCCGCAATCCTCTCGGGATCATCCGGGCGACGGCGACGCGCTTGAAGAAACTCCATGGCGACCCCGCCTCTCCGGACGAGAAGTTCGACTACATCGAGGAGGAAGTGGATCGTCTGAGCGCCGTCCTGGACGGGTACCTCGGCTTCGCCCGTGACGAGGCGCCGCGCTTCGCCAGCCTCGACCTGGTCGCGCTCGTGCAGCGCACGCTGCGTCTCATGCAGCCCGAGCTGGAGTCTGCCCGCGTCTCCCTGGAGACCGAGATGCCCGCGTCCTGCAGTGTGCGCGGTGACGCTCAGCGCCTGCGGCAGCTGCTCATGAATCTGGTGCTCAACGCGGTACAAGCCATGAACGGCGGCGGTCGCCTGCGAGTGCAGGTGCGAACGGAGGAATCCTTTGCCTGCCTCGCCGTCGCCGATTCGGGCTCCGGCATTCCGCCGGCGCTCCGGAACCGCGTGTTCGAGCCGTTCTTCACCACCAAGGAGAAAGGCAGCGGCCTCGGTCTCGCCATCGTCCAGCGGATCGTGGAGGAGCACCAAGGCCAGATCCAAATGGAAGCGCCCGCTGGCGGGGGCACACGCGTCGAGGTGCGGCTCCCCAGCGCATGA
- a CDS encoding M48 family metallopeptidase yields the protein MNVDPLLWRGAATLYEGQDATGRAVEVTLTATGISLRTRQGTRQFQLSALRARLQGMNDQARLELPAPSRGVLLIPDPAGVAALRRTRLLPRRRRRGPLLLACLVVLAGGVTFFFTHGLDLLVGWAVRLVPAEAEASLGRHLLESTLREHPRLDDAATRETLAKCMRELHGSGSAGQDAPEFAALEIALVDDSTANAFALPGGAVVVCTGLVALMENQSEFLGVLAHELGHVHMRHGLRRVARTAGLGFIAAAVVGDVNGLSAIVLDQSALLLGLSYDRKEERAADDYAVRLLGSRQLDGSGLLTLLERLEAEASGPSLPGFLSTHPPTAERLARLRQSLVATPEARTLLSEEEWNGLRRRAAGEPG from the coding sequence GTGAACGTCGACCCTCTCCTTTGGCGCGGTGCGGCCACTCTGTACGAGGGCCAGGATGCCACCGGACGCGCCGTGGAAGTCACGCTCACCGCGACCGGGATCTCGCTACGTACCAGACAAGGCACGCGACAATTCCAACTCTCGGCGCTGCGCGCCCGCCTCCAGGGCATGAACGACCAGGCGCGCCTCGAACTGCCCGCGCCATCGCGGGGCGTCTTGCTCATCCCCGATCCTGCCGGGGTGGCGGCGCTCCGCCGCACCCGTCTGCTGCCGCGGCGCAGGCGTCGTGGGCCCCTGCTACTCGCCTGTCTCGTCGTGCTCGCCGGAGGAGTCACCTTCTTCTTCACACACGGACTCGATCTCCTGGTGGGATGGGCGGTGCGTCTCGTTCCCGCCGAAGCCGAGGCGAGTCTCGGCCGCCATTTGCTCGAGTCCACTCTTCGAGAGCACCCGCGTCTCGACGATGCGGCGACGCGGGAAACGCTGGCGAAGTGCATGCGGGAATTGCATGGCTCGGGGTCCGCCGGGCAGGACGCCCCCGAGTTCGCCGCCCTCGAGATCGCTCTCGTGGACGACTCCACCGCCAACGCCTTCGCACTGCCTGGGGGAGCCGTGGTCGTCTGCACCGGTCTCGTCGCCCTCATGGAGAACCAGAGCGAATTCCTCGGTGTGCTCGCCCACGAGTTGGGCCACGTGCACATGCGACACGGCTTGCGCCGCGTGGCCCGCACGGCAGGGCTCGGATTCATCGCCGCCGCCGTGGTGGGTGACGTGAACGGGCTGTCGGCAATCGTTCTGGACCAGAGCGCTCTCCTGCTCGGGCTCTCCTACGACCGCAAGGAGGAGCGGGCGGCGGATGACTACGCCGTCCGCCTTCTCGGCTCCCGGCAGCTGGACGGAAGCGGCCTCCTCACGCTTCTCGAACGCCTCGAGGCCGAAGCGAGCGGGCCAAGCCTGCCAGGGTTCCTCTCGACCCACCCGCCGACGGCGGAGCGGCTTGCCCGCCTGCGCCAGAGCCTGGTGGCGACTCCCGAGGCCCGCACCCTCCTGAGCGAGGAGGAGTGGAACGGCTTGCGTCGGCGGGCTGCTGGGGAACCGGGGTAA
- a CDS encoding M13-type metalloendopeptidase, with product MAKRWVGSARVLLRASLGTLTASAPLAAAPLGSGIDRSGFDTSVRPQDDFNRYVNGGWIDKTEIPADKATWGSFAILRDDSDKHQREIIEALSQRKDLKPGSEEQKIGDLYASLMDEEKIGALGTTPLRAHLERIDKIANQTDLQRAFAEFSRLGLGVPISPLVNVDSRNSTHYAVYLTQSGLGLPNRNYYLKEGEKNEQIRAKYPEYITRMFTLAGLSDGAGRARSVYDLEMKIAEAQWTPEDNRDATKTNNVYLVTALGTVSPKIAWPKFLEAAGMAGRQDLFVRQPSYMTKVGELMETVPLEDWKNYLRFHVIDSAAPWMPSEFEVAHFEFYDKLINGVEEMEPRWQRSVGVVNGSLGEAVGKVYVERHFPPEAKKRMNELVRNVLQAFQVSIDKLAWMSAETKTKAQEKRVKFTSKIGYPERWKDYSTLEIRRDDALGNLTRAAAWEYDRRLGRIDQAVDRSEWLMTPQTVNAYHNARMNEIVFPAAILQPPFFNPSADDAVNYGAIGAVIGHEIGHAFDDQGRKTDGDGNLKDWWTEADASAFTAKAQALVEQYNSFKALADLNVNGQLTLGENIGDLTGLTIGWLAYKTSLQGKEAPVIDGLTGDQRYFMGFAQIWRSKSRDEAMRRLVLTNPHAPPQFRANGPLRNFDAFYEVFKVKQGDGMYLAPEQRVKIW from the coding sequence ATGGCGAAACGCTGGGTTGGAAGCGCCCGTGTGCTGCTGCGGGCAAGCCTGGGTACGTTGACCGCATCCGCGCCACTCGCGGCGGCGCCGCTAGGGTCCGGGATCGACCGCAGCGGCTTCGACACCAGCGTGCGGCCGCAGGACGATTTCAACCGCTACGTGAACGGCGGCTGGATCGACAAAACGGAGATCCCCGCCGACAAGGCGACCTGGGGGAGCTTCGCGATCCTCCGGGATGATAGCGACAAGCACCAACGTGAGATCATCGAGGCGCTGTCCCAGCGCAAGGATTTGAAGCCCGGTTCGGAAGAGCAGAAGATCGGCGATCTCTACGCCAGCCTGATGGACGAGGAAAAGATCGGCGCCCTGGGGACGACACCCTTGCGGGCGCACCTCGAGCGCATCGACAAAATCGCCAACCAGACCGACCTGCAGCGGGCCTTCGCGGAGTTCTCCCGCCTCGGTCTCGGCGTGCCGATTTCCCCCCTCGTCAATGTCGACTCGAGGAACTCGACGCATTACGCCGTCTATTTGACCCAGTCGGGTCTCGGACTCCCCAACCGCAACTACTATCTGAAGGAAGGGGAGAAGAACGAGCAGATCCGGGCCAAGTATCCGGAGTACATCACGCGCATGTTCACCTTGGCGGGCTTGAGCGACGGCGCCGGCCGGGCGCGCAGCGTGTACGACCTGGAGATGAAGATCGCCGAGGCACAGTGGACGCCGGAGGACAACCGCGACGCCACCAAGACCAACAATGTCTATCTCGTCACCGCTCTCGGCACCGTCAGCCCCAAGATCGCCTGGCCGAAGTTCCTGGAGGCGGCGGGCATGGCCGGCCGCCAGGATCTCTTCGTGCGCCAGCCGAGCTACATGACCAAGGTCGGCGAGCTGATGGAAACTGTGCCCCTCGAGGACTGGAAGAACTATCTCCGCTTCCATGTCATCGACAGCGCCGCGCCTTGGATGCCCAGCGAGTTCGAGGTCGCGCACTTCGAGTTCTACGACAAGCTCATCAATGGCGTGGAAGAAATGGAGCCGCGCTGGCAACGCAGCGTCGGGGTGGTGAACGGTTCCCTCGGCGAGGCCGTGGGCAAGGTGTACGTCGAGCGGCACTTCCCCCCGGAGGCGAAGAAACGGATGAACGAGCTGGTGCGCAACGTCCTCCAGGCCTTCCAAGTGTCGATCGACAAACTCGCTTGGATGTCGGCGGAGACCAAGACCAAAGCGCAGGAGAAACGGGTCAAGTTCACCAGCAAGATCGGCTATCCCGAGCGCTGGAAGGACTACTCGACCCTGGAGATCCGCCGCGACGACGCTCTCGGCAATCTGACGCGGGCCGCGGCCTGGGAGTACGACCGTAGGCTCGGGCGGATCGATCAAGCCGTGGACCGGAGCGAGTGGCTGATGACGCCGCAGACGGTGAACGCCTATCACAACGCGCGCATGAACGAGATCGTCTTCCCGGCGGCCATCCTGCAGCCGCCCTTCTTCAACCCCAGCGCCGACGACGCGGTGAACTATGGCGCCATCGGCGCGGTCATCGGCCATGAAATCGGCCATGCTTTCGACGATCAGGGCCGCAAGACCGACGGCGACGGCAACCTCAAGGACTGGTGGACCGAGGCCGACGCCAGCGCCTTCACCGCGAAGGCGCAGGCGCTGGTGGAGCAGTACAACAGCTTCAAGGCCCTGGCGGATCTCAACGTCAACGGCCAGCTGACGCTAGGCGAGAACATCGGCGACCTCACTGGCCTCACCATCGGCTGGCTCGCCTACAAGACCTCGCTGCAGGGGAAGGAAGCGCCGGTCATCGACGGGCTCACCGGCGACCAGCGCTACTTCATGGGCTTCGCTCAGATCTGGCGCTCCAAGTCGCGCGACGAGGCCATGCGGCGGCTGGTGCTGACGAACCCGCATGCGCCGCCCCAGTTCCGCGCCAACGGGCCGCTACGTAACTTCGATGCGTTCTATGAGGTTTTCAAGGTCAAGCAGGGCGATGGCATGTACCTGGCCCCGGAGCAGCGAGTCAAGATCTGGTGA
- a CDS encoding exo-alpha-sialidase: MVRIVLSFLGWLVACSAALAAERVLWVANSETTGSSEIGGLAGTTRAPWLLTTLQPGRTVLTSLRWSEAVQTQSRGHSSASGATHSSGKTHSPGETELLSWDPRASRLLRFADGEMLVFSVETLEGSSSGDSLFGIFLRRSAGPEGRWGGPTRLTPRAGRTVVLGAPVLRAEQLLLPVVWEESGGITLALYGSDDSGVRWNEIATLPWSYLAAPALAESGEGRLLLVAHRGELVACDSGDGGRTWSAWRGLGLAAGATGIALASAGAGALALTWTDPPADPAQAPPVLQALRLSFSTDGGRTWTPPRALLLRPGTIPVTPALLLDRERLVAACVERVPTDWSTTADRVVCLGMERRELQAPLPIASSRARYGIAPAAARSTLAVLCGHTLARPLGQRRLFVEAYFMRAFAAVPEVFASHAGEAPEWFDPRTYGERALAFADSLAAQQDGVGYWSTGYGAVYIADIGAALGLFPALESQASEEQLRLWEAASRRFVTALEEDGMILPSGAIGVGWPGSAIPRVELRASRVPYLVSTALAGIELHAWLARRSGNKSDRERAFRALEWTLAQVREDGSLPPGPQVVDRRESPFIGAAYVQEGWMAAERLLGREARSRLRAVLPRHVTWLLRQQQPDGSWGSGADGEFARTPASINFLVWYDQRVESRPEVREAIRRAGLRLVDPQQWPATELFAPGKHHEVLRAHAGRVLAALAREGPAW, from the coding sequence AGCCTGCGATGGAGCGAGGCGGTGCAGACCCAGAGCCGAGGCCATTCTTCGGCCTCGGGCGCGACGCACTCTTCGGGGAAGACGCACTCTCCGGGGGAGACGGAACTTCTTTCCTGGGATCCGCGAGCGTCACGGCTGCTGCGCTTCGCCGACGGCGAGATGCTCGTGTTCTCGGTGGAAACGCTCGAAGGGAGCAGCAGCGGAGACTCCCTCTTCGGCATTTTCCTGCGCCGGAGCGCCGGCCCCGAGGGTCGCTGGGGCGGGCCCACCCGCTTGACGCCGCGCGCCGGTCGCACCGTGGTCCTCGGTGCACCGGTTCTGCGAGCCGAGCAGCTGCTGTTGCCGGTGGTGTGGGAAGAGAGTGGCGGGATCACGCTGGCGCTGTACGGGTCGGACGACAGCGGCGTGCGCTGGAACGAGATCGCCACGCTCCCTTGGTCGTATTTGGCGGCGCCCGCGCTGGCGGAAAGCGGTGAAGGGCGGTTGCTCCTCGTCGCCCATCGCGGCGAACTCGTGGCCTGCGATTCTGGCGACGGTGGCCGCACCTGGAGCGCCTGGCGCGGGCTCGGCCTCGCTGCCGGAGCCACTGGGATCGCACTCGCGTCTGCCGGCGCCGGGGCGCTGGCCCTGACCTGGACCGATCCGCCGGCCGACCCTGCCCAAGCCCCGCCGGTGCTGCAAGCGCTGCGACTTTCCTTCTCCACCGATGGCGGTCGTACCTGGACGCCGCCGCGGGCGCTCCTTCTCCGCCCAGGGACCATCCCGGTGACGCCCGCGCTGCTCCTCGATCGGGAACGCCTGGTCGCTGCCTGCGTGGAACGCGTTCCGACCGATTGGAGCACGACGGCGGATCGCGTCGTCTGTCTCGGGATGGAGCGACGGGAGTTGCAGGCACCGCTGCCCATCGCCTCGTCCCGGGCGCGTTACGGCATCGCTCCCGCTGCGGCTCGCTCGACCTTGGCGGTCCTCTGCGGCCACACGCTGGCGCGTCCCCTGGGACAGCGGCGGCTCTTCGTGGAAGCCTATTTCATGCGTGCTTTCGCCGCGGTACCGGAAGTCTTCGCCTCCCATGCCGGCGAAGCGCCGGAGTGGTTCGATCCGCGCACGTACGGGGAGCGTGCCCTTGCTTTTGCAGACTCCCTCGCCGCCCAACAAGACGGGGTGGGTTACTGGTCGACCGGGTACGGTGCCGTCTACATCGCCGACATTGGCGCCGCGCTCGGCCTCTTTCCGGCGCTCGAGTCGCAGGCAAGCGAAGAGCAGCTGCGGCTCTGGGAAGCGGCGTCGCGCCGTTTCGTCACCGCGCTGGAGGAAGACGGCATGATCCTGCCGAGCGGTGCCATCGGTGTGGGCTGGCCCGGCTCGGCCATCCCGCGGGTGGAGCTACGCGCCTCCCGTGTTCCGTACTTGGTGAGCACGGCCCTGGCAGGGATCGAGCTGCACGCCTGGCTGGCGCGGCGGAGCGGCAACAAGAGCGACCGGGAGCGCGCCTTCCGCGCCCTGGAGTGGACTCTCGCTCAGGTGCGGGAGGATGGCTCCCTGCCGCCCGGGCCGCAGGTCGTCGATCGGAGAGAGAGCCCCTTCATCGGCGCGGCGTACGTGCAGGAAGGCTGGATGGCAGCGGAGCGATTGCTCGGGCGAGAGGCACGCTCGCGCCTGCGCGCGGTGCTGCCCCGCCATGTGACCTGGTTGTTGCGCCAGCAGCAGCCCGACGGCAGCTGGGGCAGCGGTGCCGACGGAGAGTTCGCGCGCACGCCGGCGAGCATCAACTTCCTCGTCTGGTACGATCAGCGCGTCGAATCGCGCCCCGAGGTGCGCGAAGCGATCCGTCGCGCCGGGCTGCGCCTCGTCGATCCACAACAGTGGCCGGCGACCGAGCTCTTCGCTCCCGGCAAGCACCACGAGGTGCTGCGTGCCCACGCCGGGCGCGTGCTCGCGGCGCTGGCGCGGGAAGGGCCCGCCTGGTGA